GAGAGAAACCCGACGTGTGCAACGCCATCGGTGCGCACCACGACGAAGTGGAGATGACCAGCCTTATTTCGCCCATCGTTCAGGTGTGTGATGCCATTTCAGGAGCCCGCCCCGGTGCACGTCGCGAAGTGGTTGAGGCCTACATTCAGCGTCTGAAAAATCTGGAAGACCTTGCGCTCAGCTACCCCGGTGTAACCAAGTCTTTTGCCATTCAGGCCGGCCGTGAACTGCGTGTGATGGTGGAGTCTGAAAAAGTGACTGATCAGCAGGCAGAACAGCTCTCGTTTGATATTTCGCAGCGCATCATGAATGAGATGACCTATCCTGGTCAAATCAAAGTAACTGTGATTCGCGAAATGCGCTCAGTGAACTACGCCAAGTAACAACCGGATGGACTTTGCCGGAACACGCATTTTGGTAACGGGTGGGGCCGGGTTTATCGGTTCCAATCTTTGTGAGGCCCTCCTTGAGCTGGGGGCCGGGGTGCGGTGTTTCGATAATTTCCTCACCGGAAAGCGATCCAATATTGAACAGCTTTTGGCGCACCCCAACTTCGAGCTGATGGAAGGTGACATTCGCATTCAGCAAGATTGTGAAAACGCTGTTGCAGGTTGCCGCTGGGTGCTTCATCAGGCGGCATTGGGTTCTGTGCCTCGTTCGGTTGCCGACCCCATTACAACCAACGAAATCAATATCAACGGTTTTCTGAACATCATTGAGGCAAGCCGAAAAGCCGGAGTAGAGCGCTTCGTATATGCTGCGAGCTCTTCAACCTATGGCGATCACCCTGGACTGCCCAAAGTAGAAGATAAAATCGGGAAGCCGTTATCTCCTTATGCGGTAACTAAATACGTAAACGAGCTCTATGCGGATGTGTATGGCAAGCTGCATGGTTTGCCAAACATAGGGTTGCGCTATTTCAACGTGTTTGGGAGGCGTCAAGATCCGGACGGAGCATACGCAGCAGCCATTCCGAAATTTATCCGGGCGTTCATGCGATACGAGTCCCCGGTGGTTCACGGCGATGGTTCACAAACCCGTGATTTCACCTACATTGATAACGTGATTCACGCCAACCTTTGCGCCCTTACCACCAAGAACCCCGAAGCCCTAAACAAAGTGTACAACGTGGCGTTTGGCGAAAGCACTGACTTGAATTCTCTTGTGAAAATTCTGAAAGCAGAGCTCGCGAAATTCGATGAGAAAATTGCGGGGGTTGATATCTCCCATGGCGCCCAGCGTGTGGGTGATGTGAAACACTCACTGGCGGATATTTCTCGAGCCAGAAACCTGCTGGGTTACAATCCCCAATTTAATTTTCGCGAGGGTATAGAAAAAGCCATTGAGTGGTATTGGCAACATTACCGATAGTACTTACAGATAGTTTCAGGATAGTGCTAACCCTGAAATTTGTTCCTTTATCCTGATTATGTCACGCACCATCCTTCAGATTATCGGAGCTCGTCCTCAGTTTGTGAAGCTCGCTGTGGTAAGCAGAGCTTTGGCGGCACATTCCGGAGTGCGCGAAATCATCGTTCACACCGGTCAGCATTTTGATGCCAATATGTCGGCTGTCTTTTTTGAGGAGTTGGAAATTCCACAACCCGACTTCAATCTCGGGATTCATGGAACCGGCAATGAAGGCACGATCCAAACCATGCGCGAGGCGTTGGTTGCTTTGATGCAATCTGTTTCCTCAGATGTGGTGGTGGTTTACGGCGATACATACAGCACACTTGCGGGTGCTTTGGCAGCCGAGGAATTGCAAATTCCACTTGCTCATGTAGAAGCGGGTTTGCGGAGTTTCAATGCCTCTATGCCCGAGGAACACAACCGTATAGAAACGGATAAGAGGGCTCATTGGTTGTTTGCACCTACTGATGTGGCTATGATGAACCTGGCGAATGAAGGGTTGGATAAAGCTCCGAGAATCGTGGCGAATACAGGTGACGTGATGTACGACGCGGTTCGCTATTACGCTCAGCGTGCTAAAAATGAAAGCATCGAACCAGTACCTGGGCATTTTGTGCTTTGTACCCTTCATCGCGCCGAAAACACTGATGATCCCGAAAGGCTAAAAGAACTTGTTGATGCCCTCAATGAAATCTCTCGCCGCTTTGAGATTGTACTGCCATTGCACCCACGGACAAGGCAGCGGTTGCAGTCCTTCGGACTGCGCTTTGTTTTCCCCACCCACCCGCCCTTGTCCTACCTCCGCATCCTGCAACTCCTTCGTCATTGCCAATTTGTTCTCACCGATAGTGGTGGATTGCAAAAAGAAGCTTACTTCCTCGGTAAGTATTGCATCACCTTACGCGATGAAACAGAGTGGACCGAACTTGTAAAAGGTGGGTACAACCAACTCGCAGGTGCCGATAAGCAGCGAATTCTGGCTGCGGTGCAGAATATTCCTTCCGAAAAGGGGGTTTTTAGCGAAGGATGGTACGGGCAGGGAAATGCCGGAGAAAAGATTGTAAGTGCGCTCCTGGGCTAAACATCCTCAAGTGGACGAAAAGATTGCCAACAGCTTTTTGAGTTCTTCAATTTTGGCCTCCTCGCCACTGTGCTGATAGGCAAAAATCAGGTTGTGAA
This sequence is a window from Cryomorphaceae bacterium. Protein-coding genes within it:
- a CDS encoding UDP-N-acetylglucosamine 2-epimerase (non-hydrolyzing), whose amino-acid sequence is MSRTILQIIGARPQFVKLAVVSRALAAHSGVREIIVHTGQHFDANMSAVFFEELEIPQPDFNLGIHGTGNEGTIQTMREALVALMQSVSSDVVVVYGDTYSTLAGALAAEELQIPLAHVEAGLRSFNASMPEEHNRIETDKRAHWLFAPTDVAMMNLANEGLDKAPRIVANTGDVMYDAVRYYAQRAKNESIEPVPGHFVLCTLHRAENTDDPERLKELVDALNEISRRFEIVLPLHPRTRQRLQSFGLRFVFPTHPPLSYLRILQLLRHCQFVLTDSGGLQKEAYFLGKYCITLRDETEWTELVKGGYNQLAGADKQRILAAVQNIPSEKGVFSEGWYGQGNAGEKIVSALLG
- a CDS encoding SDR family oxidoreductase, with protein sequence MDFAGTRILVTGGAGFIGSNLCEALLELGAGVRCFDNFLTGKRSNIEQLLAHPNFELMEGDIRIQQDCENAVAGCRWVLHQAALGSVPRSVADPITTNEININGFLNIIEASRKAGVERFVYAASSSTYGDHPGLPKVEDKIGKPLSPYAVTKYVNELYADVYGKLHGLPNIGLRYFNVFGRRQDPDGAYAAAIPKFIRAFMRYESPVVHGDGSQTRDFTYIDNVIHANLCALTTKNPEALNKVYNVAFGESTDLNSLVKILKAELAKFDEKIAGVDISHGAQRVGDVKHSLADISRARNLLGYNPQFNFREGIEKAIEWYWQHYR